A DNA window from Candidatus Syntrophoarchaeum caldarius contains the following coding sequences:
- a CDS encoding threonyl-tRNA synthetase, whose product MFVHSDYLEYEVKRQTKVAEEIEDAQKSGRMDDVLAVFIAVENEDEGDIDAVVDDAVSEIKEVSEKVNTDRIVLYPYAHLSSSLSSPDAAVYALKRMEEILKDDFDLMRAPFGWYKAFSIRCKGHPLSELSRTIRPVEKLTGALEAEEKAVSRIMVLTPDGDIFEPEKFDFSGYDGLKAFFDYEISKNRVVDIPPPHVELMRRLELADYEEGSDPGNLRYYPNGRLIKGLLEELVLSRSVKSGAMEVETPIMYDSNHPTLKKYLERFPARQYRVIGDKKDKELFLRFAACFGQFLMNHDMSISYRNLPLKMIELTRYSFRREQRGELVGLRRLRSFTMPDMHTLCKDMDEAIREFEDQYRMCIDVLAEIGLESSDYEVGIRFTQGFYDENRDFINGLAAVLDKPVLVEIWDERFFYFVLKFEFNFIDCLGKASALSTVQIDVENAGRYGITYIDSENAKVEPTILHCSPSGAIERCIYALLERASMDTESGVKLPMLPFWLSPTQVRIIPVSDQQLDHAVEVASSLPFRVDIDDRDETVGKKVRSAGREWVPYVVVIGERECEEGVLTVTVRKESSLKKPKRVKMTVDELKKMLEVEQGEMPYKPLSLPVLLSRRPRFVGSL is encoded by the coding sequence ATGTTTGTACACTCGGATTATCTTGAGTATGAGGTTAAGCGACAGACAAAAGTTGCAGAAGAGATCGAAGATGCACAAAAGTCTGGCAGGATGGATGATGTGCTTGCGGTCTTTATCGCGGTCGAGAATGAAGATGAAGGAGATATCGATGCTGTTGTTGATGATGCGGTTTCTGAGATCAAAGAAGTTTCAGAGAAGGTCAATACAGATAGAATCGTTCTTTATCCGTATGCACATCTAAGTTCCAGCCTTTCAAGCCCTGATGCCGCTGTTTATGCTCTTAAAAGGATGGAAGAGATACTTAAAGATGATTTCGATCTTATGCGAGCTCCTTTTGGATGGTACAAGGCATTCTCGATCAGATGCAAGGGACACCCGCTCTCAGAGCTATCAAGGACGATAAGACCTGTGGAGAAGCTTACAGGTGCACTTGAAGCAGAAGAGAAAGCTGTATCGAGGATCATGGTATTAACCCCAGATGGTGATATCTTTGAGCCAGAAAAATTTGATTTCAGTGGTTATGATGGCTTAAAAGCCTTTTTTGACTATGAGATCTCAAAAAACAGAGTTGTCGATATACCTCCACCGCATGTTGAGCTTATGAGGCGACTTGAGCTTGCAGACTATGAGGAAGGGTCTGATCCAGGTAATCTGAGATACTACCCAAACGGACGACTCATAAAAGGGCTTCTTGAGGAACTTGTACTCTCCAGATCGGTTAAGAGTGGTGCGATGGAGGTTGAGACACCTATCATGTATGATTCGAATCATCCAACCCTTAAAAAGTATCTTGAGCGATTTCCAGCACGACAGTATAGAGTTATAGGGGATAAAAAAGATAAAGAGCTATTTTTACGCTTTGCAGCATGTTTTGGGCAGTTTTTGATGAACCACGATATGAGCATTTCTTACAGGAATCTTCCACTGAAGATGATCGAGCTTACACGATACAGCTTCAGAAGGGAACAGCGTGGTGAACTTGTGGGACTGAGAAGGCTCAGGAGCTTCACGATGCCGGATATGCACACGCTCTGTAAGGATATGGATGAGGCTATCCGTGAGTTCGAGGATCAGTACAGGATGTGCATAGACGTTTTAGCTGAGATCGGGCTTGAATCATCGGACTATGAGGTTGGGATAAGATTCACACAGGGCTTCTATGATGAGAACAGGGATTTCATAAATGGACTTGCAGCTGTGCTCGATAAACCTGTGCTTGTCGAGATCTGGGATGAAAGGTTCTTCTACTTTGTACTGAAGTTTGAGTTTAACTTCATCGATTGCCTGGGTAAAGCAAGCGCACTCTCCACCGTCCAGATTGACGTTGAGAATGCCGGTCGATATGGTATAACCTACATCGATTCTGAGAATGCAAAGGTTGAACCAACAATCCTTCACTGCTCGCCATCTGGTGCGATTGAACGGTGCATCTATGCGCTGCTTGAGAGAGCGAGTATGGATACAGAAAGTGGTGTCAAGCTCCCGATGCTTCCATTCTGGCTCTCGCCGACACAGGTGAGGATCATACCCGTATCAGATCAACAGCTTGATCACGCGGTTGAAGTCGCATCCAGTCTTCCTTTCAGGGTTGATATCGATGATCGTGATGAGACCGTTGGAAAGAAGGTTAGATCTGCAGGGCGTGAGTGGGTGCCTTATGTTGTGGTTATCGGAGAACGTGAGTGCGAGGAAGGTGTTCTAACGGTAACGGTGAGGAAAGAATCGAGCTTGAAGAAGCCAAAGCGGGTAAAGATGACGGTGGATGAGCTTAAGAAGATGCTTGAGGTTGAACAGGGTGAGATGCCGTATAAGCCATTATCGCTTCCTGTGCTTTTATCGAGGCGTCCGAGGTTTGTGGGGAGTCTATGA
- a CDS encoding Replication factor C small subunit, with amino-acid sequence MSEVWIDKYRPKSFDEVLGQSAVVNRIRSYVEAGTIPNLLFHGREGVGKSTLVYLIAKGIYGGGFEDNLTEIDASDFFNRGKAYLEADPRFEHFYEKNKPVIETFKEVINEYASLMPIDADFKIIFFRNADALTLDAQQALRRMIERYNRTCRFIFTTKRPSKIIPPLRSRALNLYLGKIEDELIEEHLKKIMEKEGLTFDEKTLQTIISRASGSLGQAIYALQYYSLAGKLPEIRDDKIDELLSLSLSGDFVEVAKMIEALTADSGFTGYEVIDMIHDRITSGDRPLSKQLEEVILIMADFDMRIIEGANERIQLEALLSKISEV; translated from the coding sequence TTGAGTGAGGTCTGGATTGATAAATACAGACCCAAATCCTTCGATGAGGTTCTGGGGCAATCGGCGGTTGTGAACAGGATCAGGTCGTATGTTGAGGCAGGAACTATCCCGAACCTGCTATTTCATGGACGAGAGGGTGTGGGAAAGAGCACGCTCGTGTATCTGATTGCAAAAGGTATCTATGGAGGTGGGTTTGAGGATAACCTGACCGAGATAGATGCATCTGACTTTTTCAATCGAGGAAAAGCATACCTCGAGGCTGATCCGAGATTTGAGCACTTCTATGAGAAGAATAAACCGGTTATTGAGACATTCAAGGAGGTGATAAACGAGTATGCCTCGCTGATGCCAATTGATGCCGATTTCAAGATTATATTTTTCAGAAATGCCGATGCACTCACCCTCGATGCACAGCAGGCGTTAAGAAGAATGATAGAGCGATACAATCGCACATGCAGGTTTATATTCACAACCAAAAGACCTTCAAAGATTATTCCACCATTGAGATCACGAGCGCTGAATCTGTATCTTGGCAAAATCGAGGACGAGCTTATCGAGGAGCACCTGAAAAAGATTATGGAAAAAGAGGGGTTGACCTTTGATGAAAAGACACTTCAGACGATTATATCCCGTGCATCAGGGAGCCTGGGGCAAGCGATCTATGCGCTACAATATTATTCACTCGCAGGTAAGCTTCCAGAGATCAGGGATGATAAAATCGATGAGCTGCTATCACTCAGTCTCAGTGGTGATTTTGTAGAGGTTGCAAAGATGATCGAGGCGCTGACCGCAGATAGTGGATTTACAGGATACGAGGTGATTGATATGATACATGACAGAATCACATCAGGTGACCGTCCCCTCAGTAAACAACTTGAGGAGGTTATCCTGATCATGGCTGATTTTGATATGAGAATCATTGAGGGTGCGAATGAGCGGATACAGCTTGAGGCACTCCTATCAAAGATCTCGGAGGTTTAA
- a CDS encoding DNA repair and recombination protein RadB — protein MEPSSSSELEAVIERLQTGCRSLDRLLGGGFEAGAVSQIYGEPGSGKTNICIQLVVECVKGGRKAVYIDTEGLSPERFKQIAGEDYRKIAREVMIFEPVNFLEQQSAIEDLKKLGGNIGLVVLDSATMFYRLELDDERGQMLRRQLGSQMISLLELARKDDLAVVVTNQVYTDIDNDRLCPIGGLIFEYASKTVLELEKIGGGKRRAIIRKHRSLPEGESCEFMLKADGVRDLEGIQFE, from the coding sequence ATGGAGCCATCATCTTCTTCTGAGCTTGAGGCGGTGATTGAGCGGTTACAGACAGGGTGCAGGAGCCTGGATCGTCTTCTCGGTGGTGGATTTGAGGCAGGAGCGGTATCGCAGATCTATGGTGAACCAGGCTCCGGTAAGACAAATATCTGTATCCAGCTTGTTGTCGAGTGCGTTAAAGGAGGTAGAAAGGCGGTTTACATCGATACAGAAGGTTTATCGCCTGAACGGTTCAAGCAGATTGCAGGAGAGGATTACAGGAAGATCGCGCGTGAGGTCATGATCTTTGAACCAGTCAATTTCCTCGAACAGCAGAGCGCGATCGAAGATCTTAAGAAACTTGGAGGAAATATCGGTCTCGTGGTGCTCGATTCTGCAACGATGTTCTACCGCCTTGAGCTTGATGACGAGCGAGGACAGATGCTGAGGCGTCAGCTTGGATCACAGATGATCTCACTCCTCGAGCTTGCAAGAAAGGATGATCTTGCGGTTGTTGTAACAAATCAGGTCTATACAGATATCGATAACGATAGACTGTGTCCCATCGGTGGTTTGATATTTGAATACGCATCAAAAACAGTTCTGGAGCTTGAAAAGATCGGTGGGGGAAAGCGAAGAGCGATAATAAGAAAGCACAGATCACTTCCTGAGGGAGAGTCGTGTGAGTTTATGCTGAAAGCAGATGGTGTGCGGGATCTGGAGGGGATTCAGTTTGAGTGA
- a CDS encoding isopentenyl pyrophosphate isomerase, whose amino-acid sequence MLRLNETSKRKLDHLRLCAEEDVEHRTHSFEDVLLIHNALPEIDMAEIDLTTRFLGRELRCPLLITSMTGGHPDTMEVNRNLSMAAEKLGIGIGVGSQRAALEDPAQEASFRVVRDYAPNAFVYANIGAPQLAKYGIDGVKRVVDMIDADAVAIHLNFLQEAIQPEGDVNAVGCITAINRICTKLDIPVIVKETGAGISHKVGYMLYQAGVAAIDVGGVGGTSWAGIEVYRARAEDNRIKERLGEAFWDWGIPTTVSIVECRDFGIPVVATGGIRSGIDIAKSIALGATVCGMGLPLIEPALRGMDAVVDHISKVLEELRVAMFLTGSKTVSDLGFADVVLKGLTREILSERGFDTKFIR is encoded by the coding sequence GTGCTAAGATTGAATGAAACATCAAAGCGAAAGCTCGATCATCTGAGGTTATGTGCAGAGGAGGATGTAGAACACCGCACACACTCTTTCGAGGATGTTCTTCTGATACACAACGCTCTTCCTGAGATCGATATGGCCGAGATCGACCTTACAACGAGATTTCTTGGAAGAGAACTCCGATGCCCGCTTCTGATCACGTCGATGACAGGTGGTCATCCTGATACAATGGAGGTCAATCGCAACCTATCAATGGCAGCAGAAAAGCTCGGCATCGGCATCGGCGTTGGAAGCCAGCGTGCAGCACTCGAAGATCCAGCTCAGGAGGCTTCGTTCAGGGTTGTGAGGGATTATGCCCCGAATGCGTTTGTATATGCAAATATCGGAGCTCCTCAGCTTGCAAAGTACGGTATCGATGGTGTGAAACGGGTTGTGGATATGATCGATGCCGATGCGGTAGCGATACACCTGAACTTCTTGCAGGAGGCGATACAGCCAGAAGGGGATGTCAATGCAGTTGGGTGCATCACAGCGATCAACAGGATATGCACGAAACTTGATATACCTGTGATCGTCAAGGAGACAGGTGCTGGTATCTCGCATAAAGTTGGATATATGCTCTATCAGGCAGGTGTGGCTGCGATCGATGTTGGAGGCGTTGGGGGAACAAGCTGGGCAGGTATCGAGGTTTATCGCGCGAGAGCAGAGGATAACAGGATAAAAGAGCGGCTTGGAGAGGCTTTTTGGGATTGGGGAATACCGACAACCGTCTCGATCGTTGAGTGCAGGGACTTTGGCATTCCTGTGGTTGCAACAGGAGGTATACGAAGCGGGATTGATATAGCAAAGTCGATCGCACTCGGTGCAACGGTCTGTGGAATGGGTTTGCCCCTGATTGAACCAGCACTTCGAGGTATGGATGCGGTTGTGGATCATATAAGCAAGGTGCTCGAGGAGCTCAGGGTCGCGATGTTTCTCACAGGCTCAAAGACGGTTTCAGATCTTGGGTTTGCAGATGTTGTTCTGAAGGGTCTTACTCGCGAGATCCTGAGCGAGCGAGGGTTTGATACAAAGTTTATAAGGTGA